Within the Flavobacterium sp. N502536 genome, the region TTCAATTATTTAATAAATCCAACCCATCCAGACAGCAAAAAAATTAAGGTTGTAAGCACTACCCGGATGAATTTTGATTCAAGATTTCAACATTAATTCCACAAATTGACACCAATTTAAAATCTATTTAATGGGTGTAATCTGTGGCAAAAAAATTAGTACCAATTCGTGTTTAAGCACTGATTCTGATGGTTTTCCTGAATTCAGAAGGGCTATTTCCTTTTTGCTTTTTAAAAAATTTATTAAAGTGGCTTTCATCGGTAAAACCAAATTCGTAAGCGATCTCATTGATTCGTTTATCACTAAACTGCAGGCGATGTTCAATCAGTTTTGTTTTATAATTGCTGATATACTGTTGCATGGTTTCGTTGGCATGCTTTTTAAAATAGCGTCCTAAATAGGTATTTGAAATTCCGAAATAATCACTAATCGATTCTGCTTTGATTCTTTCAGGATAATAAATGTTGTTTTGAATGTATTGTAGAATGTCCATGGCTTTAGCCTCGCAGCCAATATTTACCTGTTCCGGCAAATACTTCGCGATATTTCTTGCCACGACAATAATTAAGGTGTTGACCAATTGCTGAATCAATTCTTTATTATAGACATCTTTATCTTCATACTCCCGAATAATAGCCTCTACCATAACTTTCACCAAACATTTATCGGCAACATTTTTTAAAATGCAGCCCGGCTGATGATTTGCATTTTGCAGGATATACTCTAAACGCTGAATGTTTTCGTTTTGCAGGCTTGAATTTTTTAAATAAATATCATTGAACCTCAAAAAGAAAAAATTGGTTTTGGTCTCAATTGTAAAATTATGACAATCCTCAGGCGTCAACAAAAACAGATGTCCCGCATCATATTCAAAGACATTTTTATTGATGCACTGCAAACCGGTTCCACCCAGAATATAAACCAATTCAAAAAAATTATGACGATCTCCTACATCCGGATATTCATCTAAAGTCTCAAAGGAAACACTAAACGGTTCGTATAAATTTTCTTTTTTCATAATCGCTGTTATTATATCGTGGCTGCAAATATACCTAAAAAACACAAATATATACCATTTAACACTCTTAAAAATGGTATAATTTTGTCAAAAATTTTTAAACGATCTAAAACATCACTTATGGAATATAGAAAATTAAGCAATACTGAACTCGAATTATCCACAATTACTTACGGCGCATTTGCTATTGGCGGGAATATGTGGGGCGGAAATGATAAAGCAGATTCAATTGCTTCTGTTCATGCTTCAATCGATCATGGTGTTACTACAATTGATACTGCTCCTTTCTACGGATTTGGTTTAAGCGAGGAAATGATTGGCGAAGCTTTAAAAACTCAAAATCGTTCGAAAGTACAACTATTGACAAAATTTGGTTTGGTTTGGGACGGAAGTACCAACGGAAAGGGCGAATTTTTTTTCGATGCTGAAGACAATAGAAAAAAAATCCCTGTTTACAAATATGCTTCTAAAAACAATATTATTAAAGAAGTTGAAGAAAGCCTAAAACGTCTTCAAACCGATTATATCGACTTGCTTCAAATTCACTGGCCGGATGCTACAACTCCCATTCACGAAACAATGGAGGCATTGGAAAGCCTAATTCAACAAGGAAAAATCAGAGCAGCAGGTGTAAGCAATTACAGTGCATCGCAAGTTCAGGAGGCACAAAAAACCATTCAATTAGCCTCCAATCAGGTTCCTTTTAGTATGTTAAATCGCAGTATTGAAACGGATCTGATTCCATTAACCCTTGCTGAAAATATTGGCATTATTGCTTACAGTCCAATGGAAAGAGGTTTATTGACTGGTAAATATTTCACCGATGGTAAATTAAAAGACAACGATCATCGAAATGGCTATTTTGGTCAGTTTGATCTTCAAAAAGTAAAAACTTTGGTGGAAGAGCTGAGCTCATTAGCCAATGTCAAACACATTTCTATCTCGCAATTGGTTTTGCGTTGGACCACTTTACAAAAAGGAATTACAATTGTTCTGGCCGGAGCCAGAAATGCCGAACAAGCCATTTCAAATGCCAAAACAATGGATTTTGATTTATCGGTTTCTGAATTAGATTTCATTAATCAGGCCATTTCAAAATTAAAATAGTTCCCCGAGCAGTTTTACCTTCTTTTAAAAGCATAAAAAATTAAACTATACCGAAGAGATATCACTCTTATCTCTTACACAAACACATAAGAGCAATTCATAGTATGAAAAAAATATTTATTATCAACGGCGGGCAAAATTTTGCTCACTCAGGCGGAAAGTTCAATCAAACAGTTACTGACTGGACTTTGGAATACTTAACAAACAGTAAAAAATTTGAAATAAAAACAACCAATATTCAGGATGAAATTGATCTTGAAAAAGAGGTCGAAAAATTCGTTTGGGCCGATTTAGTGATCTACCACACTCCGATCTGGTGGTTTCAGGTTCCTAATCTTTTCAAAAAATATATTGACGACGTTTTTACTGCCGGACATGAAAAAGGAATTTACAAAAACGACGGCAGAACAAGAACAAATCCGGACATTAATTACGGTACAGGCGGACTTTTACACGGACGAAAATACATGCTTACTACCAGCTGGAATGCTCCTGCAACGGCTTTTACCCTTCCGGGAGAATTTTTTGAAGAAACAACTGTAGACGAAGGTGTTATGTTTGGTTTCCATAAAATGAATAAATTTGTAGGAATGGAGAAATTAGACGGTTTCCATTTTCATGATGTAGAAAAAGGTGCCACAGCCGAAAATATTGGTATCTTTAAGGTTAACTATACCAACCATTTAGAACAAATCTTTAAAACTTTATAATTATGATCTCAATAACTGCTATTTTAAAAAGTAAACCGGAAAATACAGCACAAATCAAAAACATGCTAAATCATTTGATTACAGAAACCAGAAAAGAAGAGGCTTGTGTACGTTATGATCTTCACCATAGTGAAAATGTTTTTATTATTTGGGAAGAGTGGAAAGACCAACCAGGACTTGATATTCATAACAATCAATCGTATTTACTGGATTTCATTAAAGAAAGCGAAACTTTGATCTCCTCTCCTATACAGGTTTACAAAACGGCACAAATCTTATAATTTAAAGAAACAATGAAAGCACTTTTTACAAATACTTACGAGTCTGATTTTGTCAGTACTGAAATAGAAATACCTACTCCAAAAAGCGGAGAAGTTTTAATTAAAATTCACGCAAGCGGTGTTAACCCGATCGACAACAAAATTCGCATTGGCGTTTCGCCTTACGCATCACCTGTTTTACCTGCGATTTTAGGAACTGATCTCGCGGGCGTTGTTGAAGCCATCGGAAAGGATGTTACTGATTTTAAAGTTGGTGATGAAGTTTACGGACTCGCCGGAGGTGTACTGGGGCTTCAGGGAACTTTAGCCGAATATACAGCCGTTGATGCAGCTTTACTGGCTTTAAAACCTAAGAACTTAAGCATGAAAGAGGCCGCAGCTGTTCCGCTTGTATTGCTAACAGCCTGGGAGGGTCTAGTTGACAGAGCAAAAGTAAAAAAAGGCGATCAGGTTTTGGTTCATGCCGGAGCCGGAGGTGTTGGGCATATGGTCGTACAGTTGGCCCGCATTTTTGGTGCCGATGTTTATGCAACCGTTTCGCCTGAAAAAGCTGCTATTGCAGAAGCGTTTGGAGCCACTCCAATTGATTACAGAACCGCAACTGTTGAAGATTATGTCGAGCAATTTACAGCTGGAAAAGGTTTTGATATTATTTATGATACCGTAGGCGGGACATCCTTAGACGATTCTTTTAAAGCCATTCGCCATTATGGTCAAATTGCCAGCTGTTATGCTTTTGGAACACACAATTTAGCTACCGGATCTCTTCGATCTGCAAGTTTACACGGTGTTTTTGTTTTGCATCCGATGATTAGCGGTGAAGGCAGAAAACATCACGGAGACATCCTGAAAGAAGCTACAAAATTTATCGAAGAAGGAAAATTAAAACCTATTATTGATCCTCGAAAATTTACTTTAGATAATGCAATAGAGGCTCATAAAGCGGTTAGCGATGGTTCGGCTATCGGAAAAATTGTAGTGGATATCGTTTAATTTCAAAATTCTACTCTTTTTTGTGATATTAATTTACTTACAAAATTAATTTCGATAAAAAAACTAACTTACCTCTTATTCAAAACTTTACAATTTTATGAGCGAGTACCATTTAGCCGAAATTAATATTGCCCGAATGAAAGGTATTGATATAAACGATCCTATCATGAAAGAGTTTAAAGACAATATAGATCTTGTGAATATTTTGGCCGAAAACAGTGATGGCTTTGTGTGGAGGTTGAAAGATGAGAGTTATAATACGACAAGTCCTAATCCGTATAATGATGAGCAGGTTATTATTAATATTTCCGTTTGGGAAAATGTGGAAACATTAGAGCATTATATGTACAAGACTTTTCACAGCGATTTTTTAAAACGCCGAAAAGAATGGTTTTTTAAATATGGAAAAGCACATACTGCAATGTGGTGGATTCCTAAAGGTCATGTTCCAACTCTTGAAGAAGCGGTAGAAAAATTAGATTATTTGCAGCAAAACGGAGTTTCGGAATTGGTGTTTGATCTTCGAAACAAGTTTCCGGCACCACAATTAAAAAATATTTCTTAGTAAAATAATTAAATAAAAAAGAGACTGTATCCCAAACGGACACAGTCTCTTTCTTTTTATAGCAGACTAAACTACTGCTTTATGATTTTCTGAGTGAAAGTTTTTTTAGCTGAAGAAGTTACGTTAAGGAAATATACTCCTCTTGTTTTTCCCGACAAATTAATCGCTTTTTCGGTGTTATTTCCTCCGGCAAAAGTTTCGGTATAAATCATTTTTCCTTCTGCGCTATGAACGGTAACTGTATAATTATCAGCAGTAGATGGCGTTACCACATGAAAAACATTAGTGGAAGGATTTGGATATACCTGAACTCCTTTCAGATTGTTTATGTCTCTCGGTTTTGTTACTGCCAAATTAGGGCCGTTGTCTACTTTTAAATTATCAAACCAGATTCTGGTTCCAAAACCTGAAGTACTTTTAAATTTAATTAAAACATTTTTCTGTTGTTTTACGATACCTAAATCAATCTTTTCGGCTCTCCAGTCAGAATCTTTGGTTGGAGTCCAATCGTTTGTTTCGTTTGATGTAGTGGTTGCAGGATCGTCCTGAATTGGAGGTGAAACCGTTTGCAACTGTATTTGATTTTTAGAATAGACATTCGTCCACGTCACACCACAATCGGAAGATACCAAAATATCAATCTTATCGGGAGCTGGTTCAGGATCAAAAACGCTGAAATATTGGGTATAAGCCAGATCAAAATACAAATAAGGTGTTGCAGCAGACGAAAGATCAACTGCTTTTAAAACAAGCTCATCAACCTTAGCTGCCGGGTTGTCGGCATTATTGATTACCAGACAGGATAAGTCTCCTTTACCAACATCCGAACGTTTTTCCCATGTAATAGCATCCTCACCCGGATTAATGATTTGCCAATCCTGAACAGGAAAACTTCCCTCAAAATTTTCTAAATATGGAAGGCTGTTTTTACTTTTTATAACTACCACACCGGTTTTTGTCATCGCAGTTCCTGTTCCATAAGCATTAGAAGCTGTTAAAGTCACATTATAAGTTCCCGGGTTATCATAAACCACAGTAGGTACTTCACTTGTTGAAGAAGACGGTGTGCCTCCCGGAAATGACCATGACCATGCCGTAGGCTCTCCTGTCGAATTATCTTTGAATGCAATTGGAAGATCACTGCACAATTTATCGCTCTTCAAAACAAATTCTGAGAATGGAGTTTCTTTGCTATCGAAATTAAATTTCAAATTGTCAATCCATATTCTTGCACCAAATCCTGAAGTATTTTTGAATTTAAATAAAACGTTCGGTTCTCCTTTAAATCTGGATAAGGTAACTCTTTCAGTTCTCCAGTGTGAGTCTAAAGACGGAATCCAATTGTTGGCATCGGCGCTTTCAAATGTTTCCAGCTCCATATGAGTCTTTTTATAAATGCTTTCCCAAGTAACTCCGCAATCTTTTGAAACGAGAATTTCCAGAGCATCCGGACTCACAGCATCAAATTTGGCATAGGCTACATCGAATGAAAAATCGGTTACTCCAACTGACAAGTTAGCTGGTCTCAGAATAATTTCATCTACCTCACCCACCTTATCATTGTCGGCATTATTCATAACCATACAAGAGGAAGAGTTATGCCCTACTCCGATGCGTTGTTCCCAGGTTAATTTGTTGTCCGGATTAATAATTTCCCAGTCTGCTGGTGGAAAAGAACCTTCAAAACCTTCGGTAAAAGATGTTTTATAAGGATCAACAATGGTTATAAAATTATTTTTAGTTGTTGTTGTTCCGCTACCATTGGCATTTTTAGTAGCCAGTGTTACGGCATAAGATCCCGGTACATCATAGGTTACTGTAGGATTCTGATCTGTAGAACTTGACGGTGTTCCTCCCGGAAACGACCAGTTCCATGATGTTGGATTTCCTGTTGAAACATCTACAAATGGGGCTGTAAGACTTGTACAACGCGTATCTCTCATACTCGATGCAAAATCGGAAACCGGAGTAGCAGCCTGTGTCACAGCAACGTTTACATTATCAATCCAAACTCGTGTTCCATAGCCCGACACGTTTACAAAACGAATCGAAACATTGTTGTTCCCGATATAAGCATTAAGATCAACTACTTCTTTTCGCCAATTGGCATCTGTAACGGGTATCCAATTATTGGCCTGAGCAGTAGGAACAGCTGTAGTTTGTAAAACTGTATGCGTTTTCGAATAAACATCATTCCAGGTAAGTCCGCAATCTGTGGAAACCTGTACTTTTAAAACATCGGGGCTTACATCATCAAACTTGGTATAAGCAACGTCAAAATACATTTGACTGTTTTGTCCCGCCGTAAAATCAAAATAAGGCAATCTGATATAATCCAAAGCACCTAATACTGAGTTATCGGCATTGTTCATAATCATACACGAACTGTCATTGTGCCCCACTCCTTTACGTTTTTCCCAGCCAAGACCTTTGTCCGGGTTTGTAACTTCCCATCCTCTTGGAGGAAAAGCTCCTGCAAAACTCTCCGTATAATTTGTATTTGATTTTTGATCTACTTCGATATAATTCTGTACTTCTTTGGTATTTGTTCCCAGCGAGTTGGTTACCTCTAAAGTTACTTTGTACTTTCCTGATGTATTGTAAGTAACAACCGGATTCACGTCTGTTGAAGTTGCCGGAGCCCCTCCTTCGAAAGTCCACACTCTTGAATTGGGCAATCCCAAAGAAACGTCTTTAAAAGCGATTGCTTTTCCGGAACAAACAGCGGTTGTACTGTTACTAAAATTAGCCAGAGGAGCAGTTTCAATAAGTCCAACTGCACCAAGATTAGCGGGCTCCCACAATAATCCTCGCGGATATTTGGCAACCGTTTTATCTTCCAGCCAATACGTCATTGCATTGGTCTGATCACGGGTGTACATATTCTGGCATTCCGTATTATAGTCCATGTGGTTTTCGGTGTTGGCATACACTCCGCAACTGTTTAACACATTTCTGGCACAGCCTTCCGCAACTTTCGTTGGAGGAGTATCGGCCATCCCGTCATTAACCGGATCACAATCGTCCTGGAAAGTGTGTTTTAATCCAAAATAATGGCCAAACTCATGTGTCATTACCTTTGCAAAAGTAGCACTCGCATGTGATCCGCAGGTACTTCCAATGTACCTGTGGTTGAAAGCTACACGCGGTATGGCATCCTGAATGGGTAAAAAAGCATGTCCTGAACCAGTAGCTCCCTGTCCCGTATTGGGTTCATCCACCACCAAAACATCCAGATAATACCTGTTGTTTTTGCCGTACCAGATGTGGTCATAAATTCTGGCATCATAACCGTCGGAAACGTGTGCTTCGGGATGCCAGTCTAAACCCGGAATTTCTAAAGGATTCCCCTCCGGATCTACAGTCGCCAAGACAAACTGAATGTTCATTTTACTTTTAACAGCGTCAAAACGAGGATCGGTTGTGGCGTATCCCGGAAACAAACCATTAAAATCTTTGTTCACGATTAATAATGCATCATCAATTCTGCATTTCATCTGCTCTTTGGTAAAAGCATTATTGATATTGGTTCCATCGGTCAAAATGTGAAACACGACCGGAATCAGGTAAGGAGTGGTAGCCGCTTTCTTCGTATTCCCTTTTTTCCAGGTTTTAATTTTGGAAAGCGATTTCTGAAATGCCGTTTCTTCCTTCTGGGACAATTGGGTTCCGCAACCAATAGGGTTTTGTTTTTGCCCAAAGGAAATGAAGCATTGAAGCAGAAAAACTGCAGCAATAAGGTAGTTTTTTTTCAAAATAATAGTTTTTTGTTAGTTGTTATTCCGAATGTAAAATTGTCAGAAAATTTGTTAAAAATTTAAACTTTCAAAACAAATCATTATTTATAATTTTATATTCGATGGTTTTTTTGATAAAATTATCCATTTAACACTTATAAAAA harbors:
- a CDS encoding AraC family transcriptional regulator; its protein translation is MKKENLYEPFSVSFETLDEYPDVGDRHNFFELVYILGGTGLQCINKNVFEYDAGHLFLLTPEDCHNFTIETKTNFFFLRFNDIYLKNSSLQNENIQRLEYILQNANHQPGCILKNVADKCLVKVMVEAIIREYEDKDVYNKELIQQLVNTLIIVVARNIAKYLPEQVNIGCEAKAMDILQYIQNNIYYPERIKAESISDYFGISNTYLGRYFKKHANETMQQYISNYKTKLIEHRLQFSDKRINEIAYEFGFTDESHFNKFFKKQKGNSPSEFRKTIRISA
- a CDS encoding putative quinol monooxygenase; this encodes MISITAILKSKPENTAQIKNMLNHLITETRKEEACVRYDLHHSENVFIIWEEWKDQPGLDIHNNQSYLLDFIKESETLISSPIQVYKTAQIL
- a CDS encoding DUF3291 domain-containing protein, with translation MSEYHLAEINIARMKGIDINDPIMKEFKDNIDLVNILAENSDGFVWRLKDESYNTTSPNPYNDEQVIINISVWENVETLEHYMYKTFHSDFLKRRKEWFFKYGKAHTAMWWIPKGHVPTLEEAVEKLDYLQQNGVSELVFDLRNKFPAPQLKNIS
- a CDS encoding zinc-dependent alcohol dehydrogenase family protein; this translates as MKALFTNTYESDFVSTEIEIPTPKSGEVLIKIHASGVNPIDNKIRIGVSPYASPVLPAILGTDLAGVVEAIGKDVTDFKVGDEVYGLAGGVLGLQGTLAEYTAVDAALLALKPKNLSMKEAAAVPLVLLTAWEGLVDRAKVKKGDQVLVHAGAGGVGHMVVQLARIFGADVYATVSPEKAAIAEAFGATPIDYRTATVEDYVEQFTAGKGFDIIYDTVGGTSLDDSFKAIRHYGQIASCYAFGTHNLATGSLRSASLHGVFVLHPMISGEGRKHHGDILKEATKFIEEGKLKPIIDPRKFTLDNAIEAHKAVSDGSAIGKIVVDIV
- a CDS encoding aldo/keto reductase — its product is MEYRKLSNTELELSTITYGAFAIGGNMWGGNDKADSIASVHASIDHGVTTIDTAPFYGFGLSEEMIGEALKTQNRSKVQLLTKFGLVWDGSTNGKGEFFFDAEDNRKKIPVYKYASKNNIIKEVEESLKRLQTDYIDLLQIHWPDATTPIHETMEALESLIQQGKIRAAGVSNYSASQVQEAQKTIQLASNQVPFSMLNRSIETDLIPLTLAENIGIIAYSPMERGLLTGKYFTDGKLKDNDHRNGYFGQFDLQKVKTLVEELSSLANVKHISISQLVLRWTTLQKGITIVLAGARNAEQAISNAKTMDFDLSVSELDFINQAISKLK
- a CDS encoding NAD(P)H-dependent oxidoreductase — encoded protein: MKKIFIINGGQNFAHSGGKFNQTVTDWTLEYLTNSKKFEIKTTNIQDEIDLEKEVEKFVWADLVIYHTPIWWFQVPNLFKKYIDDVFTAGHEKGIYKNDGRTRTNPDINYGTGGLLHGRKYMLTTSWNAPATAFTLPGEFFEETTVDEGVMFGFHKMNKFVGMEKLDGFHFHDVEKGATAENIGIFKVNYTNHLEQIFKTL
- a CDS encoding PKD domain-containing protein, giving the protein MKKNYLIAAVFLLQCFISFGQKQNPIGCGTQLSQKEETAFQKSLSKIKTWKKGNTKKAATTPYLIPVVFHILTDGTNINNAFTKEQMKCRIDDALLIVNKDFNGLFPGYATTDPRFDAVKSKMNIQFVLATVDPEGNPLEIPGLDWHPEAHVSDGYDARIYDHIWYGKNNRYYLDVLVVDEPNTGQGATGSGHAFLPIQDAIPRVAFNHRYIGSTCGSHASATFAKVMTHEFGHYFGLKHTFQDDCDPVNDGMADTPPTKVAEGCARNVLNSCGVYANTENHMDYNTECQNMYTRDQTNAMTYWLEDKTVAKYPRGLLWEPANLGAVGLIETAPLANFSNSTTAVCSGKAIAFKDVSLGLPNSRVWTFEGGAPATSTDVNPVVTYNTSGKYKVTLEVTNSLGTNTKEVQNYIEVDQKSNTNYTESFAGAFPPRGWEVTNPDKGLGWEKRKGVGHNDSSCMIMNNADNSVLGALDYIRLPYFDFTAGQNSQMYFDVAYTKFDDVSPDVLKVQVSTDCGLTWNDVYSKTHTVLQTTAVPTAQANNWIPVTDANWRKEVVDLNAYIGNNNVSIRFVNVSGYGTRVWIDNVNVAVTQAATPVSDFASSMRDTRCTSLTAPFVDVSTGNPTSWNWSFPGGTPSSSTDQNPTVTYDVPGSYAVTLATKNANGSGTTTTKNNFITIVDPYKTSFTEGFEGSFPPADWEIINPDNKLTWEQRIGVGHNSSSCMVMNNADNDKVGEVDEIILRPANLSVGVTDFSFDVAYAKFDAVSPDALEILVSKDCGVTWESIYKKTHMELETFESADANNWIPSLDSHWRTERVTLSRFKGEPNVLFKFKNTSGFGARIWIDNLKFNFDSKETPFSEFVLKSDKLCSDLPIAFKDNSTGEPTAWSWSFPGGTPSSSTSEVPTVVYDNPGTYNVTLTASNAYGTGTAMTKTGVVVIKSKNSLPYLENFEGSFPVQDWQIINPGEDAITWEKRSDVGKGDLSCLVINNADNPAAKVDELVLKAVDLSSAATPYLYFDLAYTQYFSVFDPEPAPDKIDILVSSDCGVTWTNVYSKNQIQLQTVSPPIQDDPATTTSNETNDWTPTKDSDWRAEKIDLGIVKQQKNVLIKFKSTSGFGTRIWFDNLKVDNGPNLAVTKPRDINNLKGVQVYPNPSTNVFHVVTPSTADNYTVTVHSAEGKMIYTETFAGGNNTEKAINLSGKTRGVYFLNVTSSAKKTFTQKIIKQ